In Melanotaenia boesemani isolate fMelBoe1 chromosome 16, fMelBoe1.pri, whole genome shotgun sequence, the following proteins share a genomic window:
- the sar1ab gene encoding secretion associated, Ras related GTPase 1Ab, with product MSFLFDWIYRGFSSVLQLLGLYKKTGKLVFLGLDNAGKTTLLQMLRDDRLGQHMPTLYPTSEELTIAGMTFTTFDLGGHTQARRIWKNYFPAINGIVYMVDCADHERLGEAKTELDALLTDETIANIPVLILGNKIDRPEAISEDALRGIFGLHGHTTGKGTVSLKELNFRPMEVFMCSVLKRQGYGDGFRWLSQYID from the exons atgtcttttttatttgattggaTCTACAGGGGCTTCAGCAGCGTCCTGCAACTATTAG GGTTGTACAAAAAGACTGGGAAGTTGGTTTTCCTTGGACTAGACAACGCTGGAAAAACAACACTCCTTCAGATGCTCAGAGATGACAGGCTAGGACAGCACATGCCAACATTATACCCAA CATCTGAGGAGCTGACCATAGCTGGGATGACATTCACCACGTTTGACCTTGGAGGCCATACACAAG CACGAAGAATCTGGAAGAATTATTTCCCAGCCATAAATGGTATAGTCTATATGGTGGATTGCGCTGATCATGAACGACTAGGAGAGGCAAAAACTGAACTAGAT GCCCTGTTAACAGATGAAACCATCGCCAACATCCCAGTTCTCATCCTGGGAAATAAGATAGACCGTCCAGAGGCCATCAGTGAGGATGCACTCAGAGGAATATTTGGTCTTCATGGACATACAACTGGAAAG ggCACTGTGTCACTGAAGGAACTGAATTTCAGACCAATGGAAGTTTTTATGTGCAGCGTGCTGAAGAGACAGGGATATGGAGATGGTTTCCGTTGGCTCTCACAATATATTGACTGA
- the tysnd1 gene encoding peroxisomal leader peptide-processing protease produces the protein MELKDLEKCCCVIKVSGTFSVKKSVSFSGVIVHPQNGTIICTGLPFSRFITDKESISSDSEFIFPDSLSDKLKIRVSFSTHPAQDSNKKVHEEALSTSRCKKTRQHEVSAELLMLVNCVEFKQAFLAVFQETDQWRFHGDEEDEELTRDVHFLSWFAVLKADVLVDSSSDSGAIPWQSSSSLQKGCPVVACGSPFGSLCLDLFISTLSRGIISNLAGEDNAVILTDARCLPGTEGGGLFVVKGAECVRLIGLIVSPFGWKANEWIGLTLVCSVHLIFRNVIRCASIQDPICDALHYPGEADIHMSTTAHKSKPVKYPTVCFVGSGQVWGSGVVVTTKLVVTCRHVVNGKTTVTLKFHHGDRIFDIHGDVLFSTKASSPYDFALVELRVPVPEAVLPQMSQSFSPGEAVLVVGYGGLGQACGPSLTCGVLSKAISLNYQPVMLQTTCAVQAGASGGAVVKKHSGELLGIVSSNTRDLAAKVTYPHLNFSIPVTVFQGLLQEFHQTRDVNVFRVLNTTEKGVRRVWRLQSAQSKL, from the exons ATGGAGTTGAAGGATTTGGAGAAATGCTGTTGTGTTATCAAAGTTTCGGGGACATTTTCAGTAAAGAAGTCCGTCAGTTTCAGCGGAGTTATCGTCCATCCTCAAAATGGAACTATCATATGCACCGGCCTCCCGTTTTCACGGTTTATTACCGATAAAGAGTCCATCTCCTCTGACAGCGAATTCATTTTCCCAGACAGCTTAAGTGACAAACTTAAAATCCGCGTCAGCTTTTCTACTCATCCAGCTCAGGACTCAAACAAGAAAGTACATGAAGAGGCACTCTCCACTTCCAGATGCAAAAAAACACGGCAGCACGAGGTTTCAGCCGAGCTGCTCATGCTGGTGAACTGTGTGGAGTTCAAGCAGGCTTTCCTGGCAGTTTTCCAAGAGACGGACCAGTGGCGTTTCCATGGTGACGAAGAAGATGAAGAACTGACCAGAGATGTCCATTTTCTCAGCTGGTTTGCAGTACTCAAAGCAGATGTTTTGGTCGACAGTAGTTCAGATTCAGGAGCCATCCCGTGGCAGAGCAGCTCTTCTCTACAGAAAGGCTGCCCAGTCGTTGCATGTGGCTCTCCTTTTGGCTCCCTCTGCTTAGATCTCTTCATCAGCACCCTCAGCAGAGGAATCATCAGTAACCTTGCTGGAGAGGACAATGCAGTCATCCTCACAGATGCTCGATGCTTGCCAGGCACTGAAGGTGGAGGCTTGTTTGTGGTGAAAGGCGCAGAGTGTGTTCGTCTCATTGGGCTGATCGTGTCTCCATTTGGCTGGAAGGCAAATGAGTGGATAGGCCTCACTCTTGTCTGCTCTGTTCACTTGATCTTTAGAAATGTCATCCGTTGTGCAAGCATCCAAGATCCGATCTGTGATGCATTGCATTATCCAGGAGAGGCGGACATCCACATGTCTACTACAGCTCATAAGTCAAAACCTGTCAAGTACCCCACTGTGTGCTTTGTGGGCAGTGGACAGGTCTGGGGTTCAGGGGTTGTTGTCACTACGAAACTAGTGGTAACTTGTCGGCATGTTGTCAATGGGAAAACTACAGTCACCTTGAAGTTTCATCATGGGGACAG AATTTTTGACATCCATGGTGATGTGCTGTTCTCCACTAAAGCGTCGTCCCCGTATGATTTTGCTTTGGTCGAGCTGAGGGTCCCTGTTCCAGAAGCTGTGCTTCCTCAAATGTCACAGAGTTTCAGTCCAG GCGAAGCTGTGCTTGTAGTGGGATATGGTGGCTTGGGCCAGGCATGTGGCCCATCCCTGACCTGCGGTGTCCTCTCCAAAGCCATTAGTTTAAATTACCAGCCTGTTATGCTCCAGACCACATGTGCAGTACAAGCAGGGGCCAGTGGAGGTGCTGTGGTGAAAAAACATTCAGGAGAGTTGCTGG GAATTGTGTCCAGCAACACAAGGGATTTGGCTGCAAAAGTGACTTATCCACACCTCAACTTTAGCATCCCGGTCACTGTTTTCCAGGGATTGTTACAAGAATTTCACCAGACAAGAGATGTGAATGTGTTCCGAGTGCTGAACACCACAGAAAAAGGAGTCAGACGTGTTTGGAGGCTACAAAGTGCACAAAGCAAACTATAA